A segment of the Nitrosospira briensis C-128 genome:
CAGCGGGCGATGGTAGAAGAATAGGTGCGGATGCTGGAAGTTCTGGTTCCGGCAAACAGCCGTGATTGTTGCCGGAAGGTGTGCTGTCAACAATGCCGTGCCTGGGCGGTATTATCCTCAATCCGGTAGTTGTAGCGGCCTCATCCGGAAGGTGAGTGCCAATAATATGAAATATTGTTATTAATCATAACACTGATCTATTAAATGAGCGGTCAACTACCGGATTTGGGATTATCGGTAGAGCATATAGGGGATATCGTCCGATGAAAGCTTTTCAACTTGAGGATACTTGCGGCATAGGCGGCCTGATGTTGCGCTGTAATCTTGAGAAACCCGAACCGGGCCCTGACGAGGTGCTGATTCGAGTACGCGCCGCTTCGCTGAATTTTCGCGATTATATCGTGGCCCATGGCCAGTACCCGGTCGGGGTGAAGCCTTGCGTCATTCCGCTTTCGGATGGCGCCGGTGATGTGGTTGAGGTCGGGATAAGCGTCACAACCGTCAAGGTGGGCGATCGCGTTGCAGGGTGCTTTTTTCCCGACTGGGTATCGGGCCCATTGACGCAGGAAATCTTTCAACGCTCGCTTGGCGGACCGCTCGATGGCATGCTGGCCGAATATGTGGTGCTTCCCCAACGTGCGGTCATACCGTTTCCGGAGCATCTGTCTTACCAGGAAGCGGCAACCCTGCCGAATGCCGGCGTGACCGCATGGCATGCGCTGGTCAAGGCCGGACGCATTCGGGCGGGCCAGACCGTGCTCCTGCTGGGTACGGGCGGGGTAAGCCTGTTCGCTTTGCAGTTCGCGAAGTTGCACAGCGCAATCGTCATACAGACTTCAAGCAGCGACGAGAAGCTGGAGCGGGCCAAGGCAATGGGAGCCGATTATCTTATCAATTACGAGAATACGCCGGAGTGGGATGAGGAAGTCATGAAGCTCACCGATGGGCGAGGCGTGGATATCGTGGTGGAAGTGGGAGGCGCACAGACGCTTGAACGCTCCCTGAGGGCGGCGCGTTTTGGCGGAATGGTGACGTTGATCGGGCTGATGGCGGGTTTCGGGAAAATTGATCCTTTACCGTTGATACTGCGCTCGATACGTATGTATGGTATCAATGTCGGCTCTGCCGACATGTTCCGCGCAATGAATCTCGCGATTGCCACTTCCGGATTGCATCCGGTGATTACCCGCACATTCCCGTTCGACCACGCAAACTATGCCTATGCCTATCAGTTCAATCAGACCGAGGATCATTTCGGGAAAACCGTCATTACCGTCTGACCGGTAATGCTGCGTCCGCCATCCCGATCATGGCATTGTGCCTGCGAGCAGCCTGTGCAGATGAATTGAAGATGGCTGCGCGCTAGACATAATAGGTCCACCATCTTCCCCTATGGCTTGACTTGATGGTGGCAAACCAACGGCAAACCGGATAGAGCAGCGTAGTTATCGCAATCCAGATCAAATAGACGATGGGAAGGCTGAAGCCCCACCAGGGCGGGAAAAAAACCGGAATCGTCATGAATGAGCTGGTATCGCCGCTTATCGCATAGCCGAATACAATAACCAGAACATGAATGACATATAGATGGAGAACGTAATAAAACAGGGGCACGCGTCCGAAGGTGATTAAAAAATTTCCCAAGAGCCCATGCCGCCGTTCGAATACCGAAAGCAGGATGAACATGGCCCCCAGGGTCATCAACAGGAACAGCAGGGAAGGGGGGTATTTTGTCGTGCTCAGAAAGGAAAAAAGCGTGAACAAGGTTGTTTCCTGGGTGGACCAGGACGAAGGGTCGCCATAGGTATTGTAAACGCGTAAAGTGACGAAGGCCGCGATGAGGACGGCACCGGATACAAGTGCTAGCTGTTTCCTTATCCTGGGCGTTGTCAGCATCAAAGGGCCGAAGGCGTAGCCCGCCGCCATCACCCCGATCCAGGGGATGAGGGGATACATTACCGGAAAGCGCGGAATATGGAGCACGTTTAACACCCATCCCTGCCATCCGAGCGATCCGTCCGCCATTTCAAAGTCCTCGAGCCGTATACCATCGAGCAGATTGTGCCCGGCAATCATACCAATACCCAGAACGGCGATCGACCACAAAGGCATATGGACGAGCCCGGCCAGCACGACCATTGACCACCCCAAGGCCCAGATGACCTGCAAATCCATCTGGCTATAGTCCAGATTGAAAAACCAGGCAAAGCGGACAACCGTAAGCTCGAGAATGACGAGCCAGAGCCCCCGGGTGAACAATCTGGCGGCAAGTTGATGGCGGTCCGGGCTGTGAGCAGCCGATAAAAAGGCGCTGGTGCCCGCCAGGAAGACAAAGGTCGGCGCGCAAAGATGCGTTACCCAGCGGGTGAGAAACAGGGCGGAATCCGTGCGCGAAAGATCGGTAGGACTAAAATCGGCATCCAGGAAATACCAGCGCACATGATCCAGCGCCATGAGGACGATGACCAGTCCACGCATTAAATCCACAGACGCGATGTGGGGGATCCTTGACGGAATTGCCGAAGACGGATGATTCAAAGCGGATAACCCGGTATCGCTGACGCCAGTCGTATTCCCCATCATTTTAAAATATGCCTCTGTATCATTTTCAGCTTGACGACTGCTCAGCTTATGTAGGTCGGGCTGCGCCCGACGATCAAGAAACCATGTCGGGCGCAGCCCGACCTGGTTTCAGGATGGGACGGCTTCTCAGTGAACTGATGATCTTACTTGCACCTTAACCAAAATTAGAACAATTTCGATCATACAAGGGTGGGTGGAGCGTAGCGCAACCCATCATTTGGCTATTCTCATACCCTACCACGCTGGCGTCACGCCGGTATCCGGTCGTGATTAATGTGTGGTGTTGCGTGCTTTTGATGGGTTGCGCTTTGCCCCATCCATACTGCTGAAAACCGTATGGAAGCATATTTTAAAATAGCGCCTCGACGTTGAGCTTCAAAGGTGTATAATTTTTCGATAGGGCAATCAGTATACGTTGCCGGCTGTCGGACAGCCTGATTCAGCCCTATTCAGCCAGCCTCACTTTTCATGCCGCTTTCCCATTCCACGCCGGTCCGGTGTATACCAAGGTTGGTACTTGTCAGTTCTTCAGTAGCAGCGTATCCGAGCATTGCAAGACGCAGATGGGGATTAACGACTTTTCGCTCCATGTAGGGTAAACCTTGGCCGAGCCTGGCTCGGCAGTTCTTACCCGCGTCAGAATTTTTTTATGATCGCCAAGGCGTTATTTATCAGGGCGGGGCTGGAAGGAGCCACGCTAACGCAGCCTGGTCAGGAACAAGATGAGATACGGGCGAGCGTGGGATCGCCTGTAAAAACGCCGGTGCAATAAAACGCCCCCGGCTAATCCATGGAAGAGCCATGCACAGATGATTTTTAGCTCCCCGAAGTTCATTCTGCTGTTTCTACCGATCGCGTTCCTCGGTTACTTCGCATTGAATCGAATGCGGCTTGTCCTCGCGGGCAAGGCATGGCTGGTGGCGGTAAGCCTTTTTTTTTATGCGTATTGGAACATGGCATACCTGCCGATTCTCGTCGGGTCCATATTATTCAACTTCGCTGTCGGCACTCATCTTTCTTCAAACTTTGCGGCAGGATATTCGCGGTTCCCGCCCCGTCTTGTTCTGGCTGGCGGCATTGTCGCAAACCTTGGCTTGCTTGGATACTTCAAGTACGCCAATTTTCTGACCGATAACATCAATGCCGCTTTCAATGTTGGCCTTGCTCTACCCGACATTTTGCTGCCGCTGGGCATCAGTTTTTTTACCTTCACGCAAATCGCCTACCTCGTTGACAGTTATCGCGGCGAAGCCAGGGAATATGATTTCCTGAATTACGCACTGTTTGTCACTTTCTTTCCTCATTTGATAGCAGGTCCCATTCTGCATCACCATGAGATGATGACGCAGTTCAAATCGCGCTGGAACCTGGCGGTGCGCTACCGCAATATTGCCCTCGGGTTGTTCATTTTCAGCATCGGCTTGTTCAAGAAGGTGGTCATCGCGGATACCTTTGCAATCTGGGCAAATGCCGGGTTCGATGGCGAAACGGCGCTTGATTTTTTCAGTGCCTGGGCCGCCAGCCTTTCCTATACCTTTCAGCTTTATTTCGATTTCAGCGGCTACTGTGACATGGCGATCGGGGCGGCATTGCTGTTCAACATCTGGTTGCCCATCAATTTCAATTCTCCTTACCAGGCATTGGATATCCAGGATTTCTGGCGAAGGTGGCACATTACGCTCAGCCGCTACCTGCGCGATTACCTCTATATTCCGCTGGGCGGCAATCGTTGCTCCACTCCCCGGGTTTACCTGAACCTCATGGCAACCTTCATATTGGGCGGCCTCTGGCACGGTGCAAGCTGGATGTTCGTGATGTGGGGCGCGTTTCACGGTGTTGCACTCGTTCTGCATCGGGCATGGAGCGGGCTGGGCCTGCGTATGCCGAAAGCATTGGCATGGCTGTTGACATTCAACTTCATCAACTTTACCTGGATTTTCTTTCGGGCCAATACGCTGGAAGATGCGCTCAGGGTCATACGTGGAATGGCGGATGTGGGTTCGCTCCTTCATTTTTCGGCAATGGACGTGCAAACCAGCGGCCTGATGTGGGGCGGCTGGTTTTCCGATCATCTCCTGAGGTGGCTGCCTGCCGGTCTTGCCGCGAACGTGTTCTGCTTCACGGCGATCCTGCTTACGCTGGGAATCATCAGCCGGAAGAACTCTTTCGAGCTGATGGCGGACGGCCATGGGACCGCAAAACTATCGGGTGCGCTGCTGTTGTTTTGCATTGCCATGTATTGCACGATGGTAACGACGAGCTCGATATTTCTTTACTTCAATTTCTAAGCGCTTTCTAAGCGGCTCCGCATGAAAAAAAGAGTTTTAATGTTCGTTTGCGTCGCCTTGCTTGCATTGGCGGTGGTGCCCGTGATCAACCTGAGCATGCTGAACGGACAGAAGAATGAGGGTCAGGAATGGTGGAGCGAATCCGTGCTCTACAATTTCGATTTTGCGTTGGCTTTGCTGAGCCGTTTTTCCTATCCTCACGGAATTTCCACTAACCCGAGCCAGGTATTCATCGGAAAAGAAGACTGGCTTTACCTCGGGGAGCAGTACAACAAAACCGTCGCTCAGGGACGTCACGGGACAACGGCCAAGGATGCGCAAATTGCCGGGTTGATAGGGAGTGCGACCGAATCCTGGAGCCAGTGGCTGAATCAAAAAGGCGTCAGCATGTTTCGGGTCATGCTGGGCCCCGACAAGGGAACGATCTATCCCGAGTTTCTACCGGACTGGGCGCAACCTGCCGCCCACTCTGCAACGGATATGTTACTGGCCAATGTCAGCCAGGGGCTCTATGTCGACACCAGAATGGCCTTGCGAGCGGCAAAGTCTCAGTTTCCCGAATCGCTCTACTACAAAACAGACACGCATTGGAACAGCCTTGGCGCCTGGGTGGCTTTTAGTGCTTTCGAAACGGAAATTGCTCGCGCCGAGGAAGGGTTGCGGCGACTTACCGAGCAACCGATACGTCGTTTCATGGTGAATGAGCGCCAGGGAGGGGATTTGGCGAAATTCCTGAGATTGAAGGAAACATTGCGAGATACGGAGGTGGTCATCAGGATTATCAGTGATCGCCCCATTGAAACCGAGCAGTATGATTTCGATACGGGCAGCCTCAAGCAATCCGGGGGCAATCCTCAAATTCATACCGCGCGACGTCCATTACTCGTTAAATCGAAACATGCCTTGAATGAGAAGAGAGTGCTGTGGTTACGTGATTCCTTCGGGACGGCGATGTCACCCTTTATGGCTGCCACTTTCACCGAAACGCTACAACTGCATTATGACGAGGCGCATCCGGAGGTGTTTGCCCGCCTGGTGGAAACCTTCAAGCCGGATTACGTATTCATCACAGTGGTAGAGCGCGCAGCCCGCCGGAAGCGGTTCGGAACGCCTCCACCCCCCATGGTTGCTTCAAGGGAGCCGGAAGTGATCGCCCCGCCAAGCGAAGGTTTTCTGTCTCAAATCAGCTATAGGGAATAAGAGGTTGCGGAAGCGCCGCCATTTCATGCACGATTTGAAAGAATGGTGTCTTGCCCTTTCAGGATGAGGCCTGCTTATCCATTAACCTCATTCCACTTTGCCGCTGCAAGGCAAACCGCTTCGCGCAGGGTTGGGCCGTTCGTCTTGATCTCGTCGCAATACAAGGTGAAGCTGCCGCCATATTGCGGGGTGGGGCGGCTATAAGTTGCCTGGTCGCAGTATTCGCCTAACCAGTCCAGTATCTCGCTATCTGATAGATCAAGGGGAGCCGGGCGGTGTTCGGTCCATGTCTCCATCCAGTTCATCCAACGCCCGGCCCCATTTTCCATCATCGCGCTTTTCCTCGTGCTTACCTTGTTTACCCTTTCAAATCGGGCTCAGTTCCGCGCCAGGCACGGCCTGGACATTTCTTTGTGCGTTTCCTTCTCGCGACCGCTTGTCTTTCCACGCCACCCGGGGCTTACTGGATCGAGGCTATGCCGGATCGGGCTACACGTCTGTTTCGCGGATGCTGCGAACACCTGGACCAAACAAACCGAGGTGTTGCAGCACGGAGAGCATATTACAAGTTAATCTTGTAATTGTCAAGGAAAACTTGTAACATGTGTACCCGCGCTACAAGTTCGAACCGAGGGATTGCGGATTTGCCTTAACGGCGGTGATTTTATCGGCTTGGTATTCTTACGAAAGGCGACACATCGGAGTCACGTTGATGTGTCCGTCCCGGGCCATACTCCACCACTTGGTTGTCTTTTAAAATAACCGAGTAATCCGAGATATCCCGGTAATAGCCGCCAAAAAAAGTCCAGGGAGTAGTGTTCCGGTCAACGTAAAGCAGTACCTCATACTCGCCGCTTTGCTGGTAGCCATCAGGGCTACCGATAGCGCCCAGGACCTCCGATTTTGTCATGCCTTCATGCAGGCGGTTCATTTTTGGTCCCATGGCGCATGAAGAAAGGATCAATATGCTGAGCAGGGCGACAATGGCGGATTTCATAGTGGGCTCCGAAGGATATAAATAATTATTTTAAAAACCGTTACCGCGAGCAGTGGGTCCGAGACATGCTAACTCTCCAATTCCTTGATGAGCACGGCGACTTCGGCCACATCCGCAAGAATTTCCTTTACCGCTTGCTCAAGCGTATAGCTACGCTTTTCCGCTTCACGCAATTGTTGAGGGAATTGCATAATATATTGATCTCGCTTCGCGCGAGCCTTTTCGGAAACATGAAAAGCAAACAGCATCTCTATGCTGTCGTAGGGAATGCCGCTGGAAGGTTTCATATCGTTAAGGTCTTGATTGGGTTGGTCGCACTATCGTTATTAATCATTCCCTGACTTCTCTTCAGGGCTGCTTACCAGCAGCCTGCCGGACTTAAAGGAAATCAGTTGCAAAAGCGTCTGGCCTGTTCATATTTCGCCGCTTTTCGGTCAATAGAATAACTATTGGCCTTCAAAATCCGCAAAATCTGCCCTTAACCAGTCATTTTTTCGCTGCGATTCTTCAAGTCCGACAGATTGCTAGCTTCGGCGCCTGTCGAATTTCCGCCTATCCATCTGATGCCGGTCGTGCAACCTTCTATCTGACTGCCGTCTTTCCCCGGCCCTTTGTTCCTGCCTGGGACATCCGACGCGGAGGAAAAGCAGGTGATGGATGAGCGGCTAGATCGGGAACAGGCAACGGCTTCAGGTCGAGCATAGCCTCCGCCCTTTCCACAGACCCTTCGCCGACAAGGGCCTTGCTTATTGTTACCAGGCGGGCAGCGTCTTCTTTCGACATGCGCCGCATTGCTTCAATAACCTGATCGATAAGCGGGTCATGATCCGAGCTGGGTTTTTCGGCATTGGCTTTGGCGGATAGGCCTGCTTTTATGCCCCTGCGTTCACCATGTGCTTTCCCTCCAGGCAACGCCGGTGTCTCCGAGGACGTTCCGAAGTGCGTCACCGTTGGCGACAACTTGAGTATCTCCGCGATCCTGTTCAACCTTTTTCCGCGAGGCTGGGTTGCGCCCGCTTCCCATTGCTGAACAGCCTGCGGCGATACACCTACCAGATCAGCCAACTGGGACTGGTTCAAGTTAAGCTTTTCACGCCCCTCCCGAATTATTTTCGCAATATCCATGCATTCATAATACAAGCAACTCTTGCAATGCGCTTACAAGAATAACTTGACTGAACAAGTAAAACTTGTAATAATGCCCTTTATTGGAGATCGCCGATTAAAAAAGGTTTCATTATCCGATCCGACAGTCGGATTACCGGATTCATGTTCAGTTACCGTCGAATAAATGGAGTTATCCCGTGAATTATTACGAACGATATTGCGGCGACTATCAGCGGGACACCGCACACTTATCTCTAGCAGAGCACGGCGCTTACACAATGCTGCTCGATACCTATTTTAGCGTAGAAAAGCCCTTGCCCAAGGAATTGCCCAGCCTCTACAGGGTGTGCAGGGCAATGACGCGGCTTGAGCAGCACGCCGTGAAGGCGGTTGCCGATCAGTTTTTTCCTGTTTCCGAGATGGATGGTTTGCGCCATAACCATCGTGCCGACCGCGAGATTGCCAAGGCCCGGCCCAAAATAGAGGCGGCACGCATCAACGGCAGAAAAGGCGGCCGTCCGCCAAAAGAGTCCTTCCAGCAAACCCGGCGGGAGGCCCAGGACATACCCGATGGGTTATCCACGGCTTCCGGCGATATAGCCGCCGCAATACCTGCTGGGGAGCCCGGTGGCAAAGCTCACCAGCACCAGCACCAATACCAACCCCATCAAGATAGAGACTGTAGTTCTATACGAACTATTTACTCGCCCGAAGAGCAGGTGTGTGTATCCGGCATCGCGTCTGGTGTTACTTCCACGATTATTTCCAACATCTATTCCAGCCCCACCCAACCCTTTGAAGCCAGAAGCCGAAATTCAGTGCCGCCGGGCGCGGCAGGGGCCTGTTGCAAGGCTTTGGCCCGGCATGGGGTCCAAGGCAGCAATCCTCATCATCCGACATTGCTTGCGTTATTGCAGGCAGGCGCGGTGGAGGATGAATTTGTGCAGGCGGCGAAAAACGCCGTTGCAAAGGGAAAGGAGAATTTTGCTTATGTCATAGGTACGGTAAAGCGCCAGCGCGAGGAGGCTGCAAGACTGGTCTTGCATCAGGGGCGGATGCCCAACAGGCAGGAATTGCTCGAATCATCGAACAGGACTGCGACGAAAGGATGGCTGCCGCCGGAGTTGAGGCTGGCGGAAGCCGGAGAGCCGCAATCGAAGGAAGTCCAGCATGCAAGCTGACGATTTTCAGAAATTTCACGACGGGATTGCCGGGGTAATGGGGTTTTATGGCAAAAGCGTATCGACCTTTGCGCTGGATATATGGTGGACTGCGCTCAAGAAGCATGACCTGGCTGCGATTGTGGATGCTTTCAACCGGCATCTGGCGAATCCGGATGCGGGACAGTTCGCGCCCAAACCGGCTGACATCATCCGCATGTTGCAAGGCTCGACGCAGGATGCCGCGCTGAGAGCCTGGGCCAAGGTCGATCAGGCCGTGCGGCAAGCGGGAACGTACTGTGACGTGGTGTTCGACGACGCGTTGATCCACCGGGTGATCCACGACATGGGCGGCTGGATTGCGCTTGGAACCAAAGCCGAGGATGAATGGCCGTTTGTGGCAAAGGAATTCGAGAATCGCTACCGCGGTTTCCGTTCCCGCAGCGAGCGCCCGCAATACCCTTCCACACTAATCGGCATCGCGACAGCCCATAACAACCTGAAGGGTTTCCGCAACGACAGACCGCTGTTGATCGGGAACGAGCAGTTGGCGAAGCAGGTGCTGCGTGGGGGAATGGACCAGCCGGCGCTGGGTTTGAAACGCATGGGCGATGATCTGGACGAGGCTATTGGAGAAGCATTGCATAGCCGAAATGGGCAGGAGAAATATCAGGTTGAGCGATGTGGCGTCGAGGGGCAATAGAAGTTTGTGAAGTCATATTTAAACATGGAGAAGGTGTAAGCAATGGATGCAGGGAAAAATACCAGAAATATCAGCACCTGCAGGATGCAGGAAGAATATTCGATACATCGGAGCGGCGAAAGAAAATGAATATCGCCAGCACAACAACCAGGGCGACCAGTGCGACCAGGGCAAGTAACGGCTCAGTGCATCTCGAACACTGGGAATATGGAAATCCCGAAGAGGTTGCCGCTCGCAGGCAGGCGCAGTCGTGCCATGGCTGCCGACATGAAGAAACTATCCATCTTGGCTCGCAACATACGAAATATTGCGGGAAAGGGCGGAAGCATGGGAAACATTGTGCGTTATATCAACCAGAAGGAATATGACAATGATATTTAATGATCCGCAGCACGCCCTCGGATGGGCTTATGAAACCTGCAGCAGGCCGATCGTGAAAATCTCGTCGGTGAATGCCATGCGTGGAACCGATGGGGCGGGGGAGGGGGCCAACGGCGAGCTGACGGCGTACGATCGGCACGCGCAAGCAGCATTGATACTCGGGCTGTGCGAACGCGTATTGCCCGCATTGCACATGGCCTACGTGAGCGTGCAATTCGGCAGGGAAGCAAGCGGTCTTGATTTGCTGGCGCGCCATCTGGCCGCAAATTTTGGCACGGGAATGCATAGCCGAAGAGGCACTGAACAAATAATCCGCAGCTACTGCGGGGAAAAGTCAGGTTTGCGCGAGCTCAGAAAATCTATGGCGTGCGGGATGCTCAAGGCGGCGTCGTTGCGCAACCGCGGCTACGACGCGCTGGATATGATCCATAACCAGGCCGTGGATATCTTGCAAAAAGAAATGGAGAGCCGCGATTTGTTGCGGAGCCCGATGGTTGGCGAGATGGCGTAGTGGGTGGCGCGGGTGTATGCCAACCGGGTACGCCACCGCAGGGCAATTGGATCTTCACCGGTAGGTTCGCTAGCGCACAGAGCAACAATTTGAGTCGTGTAATGTTCAAGATGAAAGAGAAAACGACCTCCGGTCGCTGCTACCTCGGCCTTGTCCGATGTTGATTCTGGTGGCGAAGGATGGAGGAGGGAAAACCAGGCTTATCGGTTGATGCCGATAAGCCTGGTTTTCAGCCCCCCATCCATTCTGCCGGTACATTGAGGATGTACTTGTGTTTTTTTTGCTGGGAAAGTGAGCAAAACCTATATTTACCCATCCTCTGAGAGCGCGGGCCGGAATTGCCGATGAGCATATTAAAGAGCGAAAATCATGAATACAAAAAAGACAGTGACCGCTGTTTCCATGGCAGTGGGGGCGCTATTGATAACGACGCTCGTGGGCTGCGAGACTCATGAGCCGCAGGAAGAAGTTCGGTCCGTTGACTGGTATGAAGCACATGACCCCGAGCGCGCTGCGAAGCTGAATGAATGCAAGACCAGTCCGCGCAGCATTGACGCAACACCCAATTGCGTGAACGCGAGCCGCGCGGAAAATAACGCAAGAGCCAACACCCAGTGGGGTACGTCAAGTGAAGGGGTTAGAACGGTGCCCACCCTCCCCAGTCCCAACTGACTCTGCCTCGCTGCTAGTTGATGAGTGGATGGCTGCCCTGCCTCGTGATCGAGAATTTTCCAGTTTGTATCGTATTTCCATACGGAGCAGCCCCCTGCCTTGGGATTCTCACCAGCCGCCTCCGGGTTTGTCATGGAGTCTTGCATCTGTTGGAAGGCAATGACTATCACTACGGAGCAACCGGGGGAAGCTGGGGGAATTGGAGGAAGGGATAACCTCGATTGAGGCTTGATAGGGAATTAAAGCCGGGGAATAGTCATGCGTCTAACGGCGATAGGAGAGCTTGGCTATATGGTGCTACTCGTTGTGGCGGGTCATCTTGTTGCGGAGATCTTCTCCCCATCGAGGGAATATATCGGTATGAATGCCGAATTGGTCGAGAGCCCGCCCGACTGACTGATCGATTATTTGTTCCAGCGTTGTGGGCCTTGAGTAGAATGCGGGCACGGGGGGGAAAATGATGCCACCGGCTTCTGCAATAGTTGTCATGTTGCGCAGATGAATCAGGTTCAGCGGCGCCTCACGGACCATCAGCACTAATCGACGGCGTTCCTTGAGTACGACGTCGGCAGCGCGTGTCAGGAGCGAGGATGTAACGCCCGTGGCTATTTCGCCGACCGACCGCATTGATGCGGGGGCAATAAGCATTCCCAGCGTCTGGAAGGATCCTGAGGAGATTGGGGCTGCCACGTCCTTGATGTTGTAGGCATGGTCTGCCATGGCGGCCAGTTCCTCCCTGCTGAGATCGGTTTCGTATGCCCGCGTCAGGTCGGCGGCACGGCTGACGATCAGATGCGTTTCGATGCCGATGGTGCGAAGCACCTTGAGAGCTCGTATCGCATAAATGATTCCCGTAGCGCCGCTAACGCCTACGATAAGTCTCTGTTTGCGTGATTCGACCATGCGATGCGGTACTCCGAATTCAATTGAGAGGCGTGATTCGTCTGATTCTAATCGTTTTAATAAAATCTTACTTCCACTTATCCGAAATAAAATATTGGCAGTTATGTCAGATTGAACTTTTAGAACATTTTATCAGTTCCAGCCGCTCTAACCAGAGTGAACGGGTAGGCTGGCGGCTGGGAGAACGGAATCGCGCTCTTCATATCTGATATGGCTGGGCTGTCAAAGCGGCTGAGTTCGTCGTATGCTTCGCCAGATCACAATATCCGATATCCATGTTAACTATGTTAATGATCTATGTTGACGATAGTTTAGGCCTGTGCTAGGTTTAAGTGGCACGTTGTGACCTAATCAGTGCGGACGAAACCAACATGAGCGAAGCCAACCCGCTTTACCTGCCGCCGACTGAAATATCTCGGATTGACATTCCCCATGAAATTTCCCTCTATTTGAATGGGGAAGATCTGGTCACCAAAAATGTTGCTCTCCGGCTCTCTACTGTGGATTCGGACGGCTGGCCTCACGCCGCATTGCTCAGCGCCGGCGAGATCCTCGTACTGCCTGACGGGCGTATCCGGTTTATTATCTTCCCGAGTTCGGGTACGGCCGCCAATATTGCTCGTGACGGCCGCTCGACGCTGACCATGCCGCTCGATCGTGGTATGTGCGAAATACGGGTGCGAATGCGAAAGCTGGGCGAGAGTAAAGCTGCCGGCGTTGCGCTCGCCATTTTCGAGGGACAAGTACAGCGCATACAAAAGCATTTGTCGCGCTATGCAGACGTGGAGTCTGGCTTGACCTTTTCCCTACACGAGCCGGAAGTCGTTCTTGCCCGCTGGTACCGCCAGATTGCGGTCCTGCGGAACATGCCGTCATCGTGACGCGCTTCATCACTGCAGTTTATTAAACACCCTGGAGGAAAGTCGAATGAATATTTCCAAGCGTCATCCGTTGTTGTTAGGCGGCAGCATTGCAATAGCGATATTTTCCGGTTCCGTTGCAGCCCAGGACTTGGGTCAGTTGAAAGGCATCATGGGCGGGAGCAATATCGGCGGCGCAGCCTCTTCACTGGGGTCGTTGTCATCCATAACGGCGGGAAGTACCGGCAATGCCGCGGGCGTTATCGAATTCTGCGTCAAGAATAATTATCTGGGCGGTGAAAACGCCTCTTCGGCCTCTTCGGTCAAGGATCAGTTGATGGGGAAG
Coding sequences within it:
- a CDS encoding EexN family lipoprotein; the protein is MNTKKTVTAVSMAVGALLITTLVGCETHEPQEEVRSVDWYEAHDPERAAKLNECKTSPRSIDATPNCVNASRAENNARANTQWGTSSEGVRTVPTLPSPN
- a CDS encoding DUF6475 domain-containing protein translates to MQADDFQKFHDGIAGVMGFYGKSVSTFALDIWWTALKKHDLAAIVDAFNRHLANPDAGQFAPKPADIIRMLQGSTQDAALRAWAKVDQAVRQAGTYCDVVFDDALIHRVIHDMGGWIALGTKAEDEWPFVAKEFENRYRGFRSRSERPQYPSTLIGIATAHNNLKGFRNDRPLLIGNEQLAKQVLRGGMDQPALGLKRMGDDLDEAIGEALHSRNGQEKYQVERCGVEGQ
- a CDS encoding DUF2501 domain-containing protein, whose amino-acid sequence is MNISKRHPLLLGGSIAIAIFSGSVAAQDLGQLKGIMGGSNIGGAASSLGSLSSITAGSTGNAAGVIEFCVKNNYLGGENASSASSVKDQLMGKLSGSEGQPAQSNPDYISGASGILTGSSGQSVDLSMAGLKAKAIKKVCDTVLDQAKSML
- a CDS encoding YdaU family protein, encoding MNYYERYCGDYQRDTAHLSLAEHGAYTMLLDTYFSVEKPLPKELPSLYRVCRAMTRLEQHAVKAVADQFFPVSEMDGLRHNHRADREIAKARPKIEAARINGRKGGRPPKESFQQTRREAQDIPDGLSTASGDIAAAIPAGEPGGKAHQHQHQYQPHQDRDCSSIRTIYSPEEQVCVSGIASGVTSTIISNIYSSPTQPFEARSRNSVPPGAAGACCKALARHGVQGSNPHHPTLLALLQAGAVEDEFVQAAKNAVAKGKENFAYVIGTVKRQREEAARLVLHQGRMPNRQELLESSNRTATKGWLPPELRLAEAGEPQSKEVQHAS
- a CDS encoding pyridoxamine 5'-phosphate oxidase family protein, with amino-acid sequence MSEANPLYLPPTEISRIDIPHEISLYLNGEDLVTKNVALRLSTVDSDGWPHAALLSAGEILVLPDGRIRFIIFPSSGTAANIARDGRSTLTMPLDRGMCEIRVRMRKLGESKAAGVALAIFEGQVQRIQKHLSRYADVESGLTFSLHEPEVVLARWYRQIAVLRNMPSS
- a CDS encoding UbiX family flavin prenyltransferase; translation: MVESRKQRLIVGVSGATGIIYAIRALKVLRTIGIETHLIVSRAADLTRAYETDLSREELAAMADHAYNIKDVAAPISSGSFQTLGMLIAPASMRSVGEIATGVTSSLLTRAADVVLKERRRLVLMVREAPLNLIHLRNMTTIAEAGGIIFPPVPAFYSRPTTLEQIIDQSVGRALDQFGIHTDIFPRWGEDLRNKMTRHNE